One region of Nitrospinaceae bacterium genomic DNA includes:
- a CDS encoding homogentisate 1,2-dioxygenase — MLQRRHFKSNQYDSGKGFISGRVSLAFNENLNYGLCHPEGQESFFFANNDADELFFLREGEIELQSLFGKISLVAGDYLIIPRSCPYRFNFSNKPRLIFVEANRGMGIPPEYLNDSGQFNMDAPYSERSFKTPEWDAELFSSDEPTTIIRKRQNRFTRTFYSKNYFKMSGWDGYVYPFAINLKDIQPKTGRVHLPPSSHLTFSGTGFAVMSFLPRVLDFDDRAIPCPFYHSSVNCDELLLYVSGEFTSRKGIDKGSISFHPSGIPHGPHPGMYPKSLGKKQTDEQAVMVDTFDPLFLTEEGENIEDSDYPNSWREDPS, encoded by the coding sequence ATGCTTCAGCGAAGGCATTTCAAAAGCAATCAATATGATTCAGGAAAAGGGTTTATATCCGGTCGAGTGTCGTTAGCCTTCAATGAAAATTTGAACTATGGGTTATGCCATCCCGAAGGGCAGGAAAGTTTCTTTTTCGCCAATAACGATGCCGATGAACTTTTCTTTCTGCGGGAAGGAGAGATAGAGTTGCAGTCGCTCTTTGGGAAAATCTCGTTGGTTGCGGGAGATTATTTGATCATTCCCCGGTCTTGCCCCTATCGATTTAATTTTTCCAATAAACCCCGTCTTATATTTGTTGAGGCAAACCGGGGAATGGGTATTCCTCCAGAATATTTGAATGACAGTGGGCAGTTCAATATGGACGCGCCCTATTCCGAGAGGAGTTTTAAGACGCCAGAATGGGATGCCGAGCTTTTTTCCTCGGATGAGCCGACCACCATCATCCGCAAACGCCAAAACCGATTCACTCGCACCTTTTACTCAAAGAACTATTTTAAAATGTCAGGCTGGGATGGGTATGTCTATCCCTTTGCGATCAATCTAAAGGATATTCAACCCAAAACCGGCCGGGTGCATTTGCCCCCTTCGTCCCATTTGACTTTTTCAGGAACGGGGTTCGCGGTCATGAGTTTTCTGCCAAGGGTTCTCGATTTCGATGACCGGGCCATCCCGTGCCCCTTTTATCACTCATCGGTAAACTGCGACGAGTTGCTCCTCTATGTGTCTGGAGAATTTACCAGCCGGAAGGGAATCGACAAGGGGTCCATCAGTTTTCATCCTTCGGGCATTCCTCACGGGCCGCATCCAGGTATGTACCCAAAATCGTTGGGGAAAAAGCAGACAGATGAGCAGGCCGTCATGGTCGACACCTTTGACCCGTTATTTTTGACGGAAGAAGGTGAAAACATCGAAGACTCCGATTATCCGAACAGCTGGAGAGAGGACCCGTCATGA
- a CDS encoding methylisocitrate lyase, which yields MLSTGKTLVMPGAYNAFVARQMAQNGFPGIYISGAGLANSLGLPDNGTLGMADFLYMGRWISKAVELPIVCDADTGFDDIETTVRHYIEAGFSGLHIEDQVFPKRCGHLPGKEVICREEMGAKIKIACAARDQLDPDFIIIGRTDARGAKNIDEKDQLQESISRGVFYLQQGADMVFPESLQNKEEFATYRNQVPGFLMANMTEFGKTPFIKIREFEEMNYNLVIFPASLFRYHAGQTKGFLSRLSELGGQEELVQDMMNRAEINSILNYEPET from the coding sequence ATGCTCAGCACAGGGAAAACTCTGGTTATGCCCGGAGCCTACAACGCATTCGTTGCCAGACAAATGGCACAAAACGGTTTTCCGGGGATCTATATTTCAGGAGCGGGACTGGCAAACAGTCTGGGCCTGCCCGACAACGGAACCCTGGGAATGGCAGATTTTCTTTACATGGGCCGGTGGATTTCAAAAGCGGTGGAACTGCCCATCGTTTGCGATGCGGACACCGGTTTTGACGATATTGAAACAACAGTACGCCATTATATTGAGGCCGGGTTCTCTGGATTGCATATTGAAGACCAGGTTTTTCCCAAACGATGCGGACATCTCCCCGGCAAGGAGGTGATCTGCAGGGAGGAAATGGGAGCCAAGATCAAAATCGCCTGCGCCGCCCGGGATCAGCTTGACCCTGATTTTATCATCATCGGACGAACGGACGCACGGGGCGCAAAGAACATTGATGAAAAGGATCAATTGCAGGAAAGTATCTCACGCGGCGTCTTTTACCTTCAGCAAGGGGCGGATATGGTCTTTCCCGAATCCCTGCAAAACAAAGAAGAGTTTGCGACCTATCGGAACCAGGTTCCGGGATTTCTGATGGCCAACATGACCGAATTTGGAAAAACCCCGTTCATCAAGATCAGGGAGTTTGAAGAAATGAATTACAACCTGGTTATTTTTCCAGCCTCTTTATTTCGTTACCACGCCGGTCAAACCAAAGGGTTTCTTTCTAGGTTGAGTGAGTTGGGCGGCCAGGAAGAACTTGTGCAGGACATGATGAACCGAGCTGAAATAAATTCAATTTTAAATTATGAGCCAGAAACTTGA
- the fadA gene encoding acetyl-CoA acetyltransferase — MRSIEEFSYIYGAARTPIGKFRGALSSLPAPELAACAIRGALERSQIALERVDEVILGNVLSAGIGQAPARQAALKSGLAFCVGATTINKVCGSGLKAVMLADDAIRLQNSRFVVAGGMENMSRAPFFLPALRGGYKLGNRELVDSLVYDGLTDSFDHCHMGEIAEKLAGTDEKYNRDAQDRFALESYRRARNAQRKCHFSDEIVAVPILKSGKTQWIDKDEQPHANDLEKFLNLPPAFVPIKGSITAGNASKLNDGAAALVLGPADTSLKPLAKVVAQATHAQAPDQFPTAPVKAIELLLERWHLKREQVDLFEINEAFSVAILAVCDQLNLDPEKVNVNGGAVALGHPIGASGARILVTLLYALQRRKMKRGIAAICLGGGESVALGIEMM, encoded by the coding sequence ATGCGTTCCATAGAAGAATTCTCCTATATTTACGGCGCGGCGCGAACTCCGATCGGAAAATTCAGAGGTGCGTTGTCCTCTCTTCCCGCACCGGAACTGGCGGCTTGTGCCATCCGGGGAGCCTTGGAGAGGAGCCAGATCGCCCTGGAACGGGTGGATGAGGTGATACTGGGTAACGTGTTGTCTGCCGGAATTGGGCAGGCTCCAGCCCGTCAGGCGGCTCTAAAAAGTGGCTTGGCGTTTTGTGTCGGCGCGACGACGATCAACAAAGTGTGCGGATCCGGTTTAAAGGCGGTCATGTTGGCGGATGACGCCATTCGTCTGCAAAATTCACGGTTCGTGGTCGCGGGGGGAATGGAGAATATGAGCCGGGCCCCCTTCTTCCTTCCCGCCCTTCGAGGGGGTTACAAATTGGGGAACAGGGAGTTGGTCGACAGTCTGGTTTACGATGGCTTGACGGATAGTTTTGATCATTGCCATATGGGTGAAATTGCAGAAAAGCTGGCCGGCACAGATGAAAAATATAACCGGGATGCGCAGGACCGGTTTGCCCTGGAGAGTTATCGCCGGGCAAGAAACGCCCAGCGAAAGTGCCATTTTTCGGATGAAATTGTTGCCGTCCCCATCTTAAAAAGTGGAAAAACCCAATGGATCGATAAGGATGAGCAACCCCATGCCAACGATCTGGAAAAATTTCTTAACCTGCCTCCTGCATTCGTCCCGATAAAAGGTTCCATCACGGCGGGCAATGCCTCTAAATTGAATGACGGCGCGGCGGCGCTGGTTTTAGGCCCGGCAGATACGTCCTTAAAGCCGCTGGCAAAAGTGGTGGCCCAGGCAACCCATGCACAGGCTCCCGACCAGTTTCCCACCGCTCCGGTCAAAGCCATCGAATTGCTTTTAGAGAGATGGCATTTAAAACGCGAACAGGTCGATCTTTTTGAAATCAATGAAGCCTTTTCAGTAGCTATCCTGGCAGTGTGTGACCAATTGAATCTGGACCCGGAAAAAGTGAATGTCAACGGAGGCGCGGTGGCTTTGGGTCATCCCATCGGAGCATCGGGGGCGAGAATCCTGGTGACTTTATTATATGCCTTGCAAAGACGAAAAATGAAACGCGGAATTGCCGCGATTTGTCTGGGGGGAGGCGAAAGCGTGGCCTTGGGAATAGAGATGATGTGA
- the hppD gene encoding 4-hydroxyphenylpyruvate dioxygenase translates to MDSESPLGIKRIFSFEFVVDYFDRSRDFYINKLGFHETHRSTHEWEEIFLSKGIYFSANKIKVLVSSPLASHGYTAQFLKTLSPGVRKVTFLVEDLQQTVRFLRDHDATFVHEEKEVETRETSHRFITIATPIGFLEFSFLEICGDETLIPMFDMLHPSQSSTSAIKKIDHLTINARTLYPVANFLEHTMGMKEYWRVAFHTPDYSSGEKGTGLTSRVMWDPASKIKFATNEPLSPHFNQSQIQTFIDRNHGAGIQHIAFSVDSIIEAVKTFKNRGIEFLDIPDSYYELLMDRLRKYNVEHIDESLDDLKNNRILVDGKDGKYLLQIFLKDASLLYAEDHAGPFFYEIIQRKGHQGFGEGNFRALFEAIESQENQP, encoded by the coding sequence ATGGATTCTGAATCCCCCTTGGGCATAAAAAGAATATTTTCGTTTGAGTTCGTGGTTGATTATTTTGATCGAAGTCGTGATTTTTATATCAACAAATTGGGGTTTCATGAAACTCATAGATCGACCCATGAATGGGAGGAAATTTTCTTAAGCAAAGGGATCTATTTTTCTGCCAATAAAATAAAGGTATTGGTTTCTTCACCCCTAGCTTCGCACGGCTATACGGCGCAGTTTTTAAAGACACTTTCGCCTGGAGTGCGGAAAGTAACTTTTCTTGTTGAAGATTTACAGCAGACCGTTCGCTTCCTGAGAGATCATGACGCTACCTTTGTTCACGAAGAAAAGGAGGTTGAGACCCGGGAAACAAGCCACCGTTTTATTACCATTGCGACTCCCATCGGTTTTCTGGAATTCTCTTTTCTTGAAATTTGCGGAGATGAAACGTTGATTCCCATGTTTGACATGTTGCATCCCTCGCAAAGTTCCACCTCCGCCATTAAAAAAATCGACCATTTGACCATAAACGCCCGCACTTTATATCCGGTTGCCAATTTCCTGGAACATACGATGGGAATGAAGGAGTACTGGAGGGTCGCATTTCATACACCGGATTACAGTTCTGGAGAAAAAGGAACCGGCCTGACCTCAAGGGTGATGTGGGATCCTGCGAGCAAAATTAAATTTGCCACTAATGAACCGTTATCGCCGCATTTCAACCAATCTCAGATTCAGACTTTTATTGATCGAAATCATGGGGCCGGCATTCAGCACATTGCTTTTTCCGTCGATTCTATAATAGAGGCAGTCAAGACGTTTAAAAACCGGGGCATTGAATTCCTGGATATCCCGGACTCCTATTATGAATTACTCATGGATAGATTACGAAAATACAACGTCGAACATATTGATGAGAGTCTGGATGATTTAAAAAATAACCGCATTCTGGTCGACGGAAAAGATGGAAAATATCTATTGCAGATTTTCTTGAAAGACGCTTCGCTTCTTTACGCGGAGGATCACGCCGGACCTTTTTTCTATGAAATCATTCAGCGGAAGGGACATCAGGGGTTTGGAGAAGGAAATTTCAGGGCGTTGTTTGAGGCCATTGAATCTCAGGAGAATCAACCGTGA
- a CDS encoding propanediol utilization protein encodes MDKFESQIVDYVAGLEYKDLTRKAIEAAKERLLDSLAVAYASYPTEPVTAMRNFAIASSSPHGATVLGTSHKAPVDHAAVYLGTMIRALDWNDTYLNREPAHPSDNISATLTVAESENKSGQDFILSTILAYELHCRLCDAAGIRKKGWDHVTYGSISSAGAAAKLMGFTKNQIRDALAIAMTTGNFLRQTRVGTISKWKAAAFAQAAQNAIQACLYVKYGFTGPSDIFEGQHGFINQIIQGEFDLAPSFGGQENSEFKMVDTYIKYFPAEYHAQSAVWAALDLRKQLGEENLQKISTIHVETSFHSYEIIGKEADKWAPKTKETADHSLPYIVAVALMDGEISLEQFDKSHLENPKLLELVNKVTVSEKKEYTEIYGKSFPNKVRVRLVDATEYVSEVKDPRGHPNRPLSREELENKFRSSTAPFLNQDQQDKMIAAIWHLDELRNIEELMQMGVVYEYV; translated from the coding sequence ATGGACAAATTTGAATCTCAAATTGTTGACTATGTCGCCGGCCTGGAATACAAGGATCTCACCCGAAAAGCGATAGAAGCCGCCAAAGAAAGGCTCCTGGATAGTTTGGCGGTTGCTTATGCATCGTACCCTACCGAACCGGTAACGGCGATGAGAAATTTCGCCATCGCCTCTTCCTCCCCTCATGGAGCCACGGTGCTGGGAACCTCTCACAAGGCACCGGTGGATCATGCCGCCGTTTACCTGGGAACCATGATTCGGGCTCTCGATTGGAATGACACTTATCTTAATCGTGAACCCGCTCATCCCAGCGACAATATTTCTGCCACCTTGACGGTTGCCGAATCAGAAAATAAATCGGGTCAGGATTTTATCCTCTCCACGATCTTGGCCTATGAACTGCATTGTCGTCTCTGCGATGCCGCCGGGATTCGAAAGAAAGGATGGGATCATGTGACCTATGGTTCCATATCCAGCGCCGGGGCGGCGGCAAAGTTAATGGGGTTTACAAAAAACCAGATCCGTGACGCGCTGGCCATTGCGATGACCACCGGTAATTTTTTGAGGCAAACCCGCGTCGGAACCATTTCCAAATGGAAAGCCGCCGCTTTTGCGCAAGCCGCGCAAAACGCTATCCAGGCCTGCCTTTACGTAAAATATGGTTTTACCGGTCCCAGTGATATTTTTGAAGGTCAACATGGATTCATCAACCAGATTATTCAGGGTGAATTCGATCTGGCGCCTTCTTTTGGCGGACAGGAAAACAGTGAATTCAAAATGGTTGACACTTATATCAAATACTTCCCCGCCGAATACCACGCTCAAAGCGCCGTATGGGCCGCCCTGGATTTGAGAAAACAATTGGGCGAAGAGAATCTTCAAAAAATTTCAACAATTCATGTTGAAACCAGTTTTCATTCCTACGAAATCATTGGCAAGGAAGCAGATAAGTGGGCTCCCAAAACCAAGGAAACGGCAGACCATAGCTTGCCCTACATTGTTGCGGTCGCGCTCATGGACGGAGAAATATCCCTGGAACAATTTGACAAGTCCCATCTTGAGAACCCCAAACTGCTGGAGCTTGTAAATAAAGTTACCGTGTCAGAGAAAAAAGAATACACCGAAATTTATGGAAAATCTTTTCCCAATAAAGTGCGGGTCCGCCTTGTTGACGCTACCGAGTATGTCTCGGAAGTGAAGGACCCCAGGGGACATCCCAATCGTCCGTTAAGCAGAGAAGAGTTGGAAAATAAATTCAGGTCTTCGACAGCGCCTTTTTTAAATCAGGACCAGCAGGACAAAATGATTGCAGCGATTTGGCATCTTGATGAACTTCGAAATATTGAAGAACTCATGCAAATGGGTGTGGTTTATGAATATGTCTAG
- a CDS encoding indolepyruvate ferredoxin oxidoreductase produces the protein MNYKHSLDKKKQSGSGLFPVYRERKKLTLEEERYLTVERPIHLTGIQALVRLPFDNLRLLKKIYPEKNFAYFISGYEGSPLGGLDINFRKIYPILKDWKIIHVPAGNEEAGANMMWGSQLHRLFGPSKVDGVIGAWYGKGPGVRRIADVQDHLQMAGLDKFCAAYFMSGDDHTSKSSTTPHQTDLIHFANHVPTAYPGNIQEILQVGKRIVLASMISGLGINLKVETFVCDGSQEFRLDSEEDLDLKEKFLKFSRDRADYRRHFSPILLKPRVLINEEELFYSKLPLIQEISREFGFDIWKNKHLKSDFGIVATGKSYYDLLGALKQLHISENEVEIYKPMIVWPPDIKSFREFANNKREIIVIEEKQSFFENHIKNELFNDAHKPLIVGKFDEFEKTLFRQNENLDADLIAQILGKRLAHREPFRNRKIEKVLDVKEKLEHVSSPIDIKRPPAYCSGCQHRTALEISGHNVLEGTVQSMIVENKDLDGNPMTIEITPKHLMGIGIGCSTMSIIDSLASNRAVVVGPMESEGLLWMGASAFSYRIHADQGCGDGTYFHSARLNISFIRDAIEHLKTHYDIDDTHQTMLYVDNNVVAMTGGQRPVGQDDPETAIANIQKEGIRNIAVVAEYPEEFQHLKKKYGIEVYHKSDTLKVKEDFSNKPGLSVIWYVQKCGIEKIRERRKNQDLAPKVRVHVNTEVCEDCGDCGVEAKCASVWKTDTLFGPKVKIHQFSCVQDYACAKGECPSYIRVHTKSGNPLKKVDFTKISLSRNDLPDPVRKINKRKIYEIYSIGIGGWGLMTAYEILARAATTEGKNVIKEDDTGLSQKGGEIRNSLKISFPLKEIHEGFQIEAGGADLYMASDLIGAVNPQNLRAASRGNTIAVVNTEKVPTMPMIVGHDVFPDEEKLIEIINDHTSKKKNLYVNATEIVEGLFKDFKPGNLFLLGMAFQKIEKFPIEHSESIEEAIQINGVEVEKNLQAFRYGRLYAVDPKRVLKLALPPKRSSQNVTESLLKGMSHKNRFIFINLLGRVPFGEPFDKKFAREIIELFNYQSAKYAEQFVETVEKVYKLDQNRFPSKGLRFTQIVSDNLYKVMAYKDEYRVAELLTRTEEIQKIIDQYQPGEIRKFRYLLRPPILENLPLVKDLNYIKEKFEKKEKWEVPAWMLNLLKHFKFLRGKALDPFSWGSEIRKLEMAAVPQYKKRIEILLHNLSDANYQEACEAASYPSLATGYDKVKKNHFHKAEAFWVQKSNKVLTSRQSLQFELMT, from the coding sequence CTGTTCGGGCCTTCCAAGGTGGATGGCGTCATCGGCGCCTGGTACGGGAAAGGCCCGGGCGTTCGAAGGATCGCGGATGTTCAGGATCATCTTCAAATGGCGGGGTTGGATAAATTTTGCGCCGCTTATTTCATGAGCGGCGACGACCATACCAGCAAAAGCAGTACGACCCCTCACCAGACAGACCTGATCCATTTTGCCAATCATGTTCCGACCGCTTATCCCGGCAATATCCAGGAAATCCTTCAGGTGGGTAAAAGAATCGTTCTGGCCTCTATGATTTCCGGACTGGGTATCAATTTAAAAGTTGAAACTTTTGTTTGCGATGGGTCTCAGGAATTCAGGTTGGATTCTGAAGAGGATTTGGACTTAAAGGAGAAATTTTTAAAATTTTCTCGGGACCGTGCGGATTACCGCAGGCATTTCAGCCCGATTCTACTCAAGCCTCGAGTCCTCATCAATGAGGAAGAGTTGTTTTATTCCAAGCTGCCGTTGATACAGGAAATCTCCCGTGAGTTCGGTTTCGATATCTGGAAGAACAAGCATTTGAAATCCGATTTTGGTATCGTCGCCACCGGAAAAAGTTATTACGATCTTTTGGGAGCTTTAAAGCAGTTACACATTTCGGAAAATGAAGTTGAAATATATAAACCGATGATTGTCTGGCCTCCGGATATAAAATCCTTTCGGGAGTTTGCAAATAATAAAAGAGAAATCATTGTCATCGAGGAAAAACAATCCTTCTTTGAGAACCACATCAAAAATGAACTTTTCAACGATGCCCACAAGCCCCTTATCGTCGGCAAATTTGATGAATTCGAAAAAACTCTTTTTCGGCAAAATGAAAACCTGGATGCGGACCTCATCGCCCAGATTCTGGGAAAACGTTTGGCCCACAGGGAACCTTTCAGGAATAGAAAAATTGAAAAGGTACTTGATGTTAAAGAGAAATTGGAACATGTTTCCAGCCCCATAGACATTAAACGGCCCCCGGCTTATTGTTCGGGTTGCCAACACCGTACCGCGCTGGAAATTTCGGGCCATAATGTTTTGGAGGGCACCGTTCAGTCAATGATCGTTGAAAATAAGGATCTGGATGGAAATCCAATGACTATTGAGATCACACCCAAGCATCTCATGGGCATTGGAATAGGGTGTTCCACCATGTCCATCATTGATAGTCTCGCCAGCAATCGGGCGGTCGTGGTGGGCCCCATGGAGAGCGAAGGTTTGCTGTGGATGGGCGCCTCTGCCTTCAGTTACCGGATTCATGCGGATCAGGGATGCGGTGACGGGACTTATTTTCACTCGGCGCGTCTTAATATCTCCTTCATCCGCGATGCCATCGAGCATTTGAAAACGCATTACGATATTGACGACACCCATCAAACCATGTTGTATGTGGACAACAATGTTGTGGCGATGACAGGCGGGCAACGCCCGGTTGGGCAGGACGACCCGGAGACGGCGATTGCCAATATACAAAAAGAAGGAATCCGGAATATTGCCGTGGTTGCGGAATATCCGGAAGAATTTCAGCATTTGAAAAAGAAGTATGGGATTGAGGTCTATCACAAGTCAGACACATTAAAAGTAAAAGAGGATTTTTCCAATAAGCCAGGGCTCAGTGTGATTTGGTACGTCCAGAAATGTGGAATAGAAAAAATTCGCGAGCGTAGAAAGAATCAGGACCTTGCGCCTAAGGTTCGGGTTCACGTCAATACGGAGGTGTGTGAGGATTGCGGAGACTGCGGTGTGGAAGCCAAATGCGCTTCTGTCTGGAAAACCGATACTCTGTTCGGTCCCAAAGTAAAAATTCATCAGTTCAGTTGCGTTCAGGATTACGCTTGCGCGAAGGGAGAATGTCCTTCTTATATCAGAGTCCACACCAAGTCGGGCAATCCCTTAAAGAAAGTGGATTTCACAAAAATAAGTCTCAGTCGCAACGATCTTCCCGATCCGGTCAGAAAAATCAATAAGCGAAAGATCTATGAAATCTATTCCATTGGAATCGGTGGGTGGGGACTGATGACAGCCTATGAGATTCTGGCAAGGGCGGCTACCACGGAAGGAAAGAATGTGATTAAAGAGGATGATACCGGTCTCTCTCAGAAAGGCGGAGAAATTCGCAACAGTTTAAAAATTTCTTTTCCGCTAAAGGAAATACACGAAGGATTTCAGATTGAAGCCGGTGGAGCTGACCTGTATATGGCCTCCGATTTGATCGGAGCAGTCAATCCGCAGAATCTCAGGGCCGCTTCCCGGGGGAATACCATAGCCGTCGTCAATACGGAGAAGGTGCCCACCATGCCCATGATTGTCGGTCATGATGTTTTTCCGGATGAAGAAAAGTTAATTGAAATTATAAATGACCACACCTCAAAGAAAAAGAACCTCTATGTCAATGCCACTGAAATTGTGGAAGGCCTTTTTAAGGATTTCAAACCCGGCAACCTCTTTCTTTTGGGGATGGCTTTTCAGAAAATTGAAAAATTTCCCATCGAACATTCCGAAAGCATTGAAGAAGCCATTCAGATAAACGGTGTGGAAGTTGAAAAAAACCTGCAGGCTTTCCGCTATGGCCGGTTGTATGCTGTTGATCCGAAAAGGGTGCTTAAACTAGCCCTGCCTCCCAAACGATCTTCTCAGAACGTGACGGAATCGCTTCTTAAAGGGATGAGTCATAAGAATCGTTTCATTTTTATTAATTTGTTAGGGAGAGTGCCTTTCGGAGAGCCGTTTGATAAAAAATTTGCTCGGGAAATTATCGAGCTTTTTAATTACCAGAGCGCAAAATATGCAGAACAATTTGTCGAAACCGTCGAGAAAGTTTACAAATTGGACCAAAACCGGTTTCCTTCCAAGGGCCTTCGGTTCACTCAAATAGTTTCGGATAATTTATATAAGGTCATGGCCTATAAGGATGAATATCGCGTTGCGGAGCTTCTGACCCGCACAGAGGAAATTCAAAAAATAATCGATCAATACCAGCCAGGCGAAATCCGCAAGTTTCGTTATCTCCTGCGGCCTCCAATTCTGGAGAACCTGCCCTTGGTAAAGGACCTTAATTACATTAAAGAAAAATTTGAAAAAAAGGAAAAATGGGAAGTCCCTGCCTGGATGTTAAATCTTTTGAAGCATTTTAAATTCCTGCGAGGGAAGGCCCTGGATCCCTTCAGCTGGGGAAGTGAAATACGAAAGTTAGAGATGGCGGCCGTTCCCCAATATAAAAAGAGAATAGAAATATTGCTTCATAATTTGAGCGATGCGAATTATCAGGAAGCTTGTGAGGCCGCATCCTATCCTAGTCTTGCGACCGGTTACGATAAAGTGAAGAAAAACCATTTTCACAAGGCGGAGGCGTTCTGGGTTCAAAAAAGCAACAAAGTTTTAACTTCCCGGCAATCTTTGCAATTTGAATTAATGACATGA
- the citZ gene encoding citrate synthase 2 produces the protein MSQKLEVLNTLDTGLDGIPVCTSDLSLTRLDDDGLPVLLYRGYSIYDLIKGSFEESIYLLLEGQLPNQKQLQSFCQELTNHAHLEEPIQRHIKTYPKGVHMMDFLMTTLSFARMFDADYGNAAWQMPKSDEKLANLILKAGMHLGAKIPAIIASGYRIQKGEAPIAPDSSLGYAANVLHLLGITPEEDLATALNIVLILYLDHTINCSTFTSLVVESSMTDPYGPLIAAGTSLKGVRHGGANDIAAGMFDEIGKPENAKEYIFNKLNKKEIVFGFGHRLGHYKHNVESRVRIAEKIGRPLAEKKGMSHFFEIYDIISRIMLQEKNRTPNADLPICLILKIIGIPKILNTPIFQASRHFGWVANNARQRKAKGPLYRPTQEYTGHGMTKKRVYIPLGKR, from the coding sequence ATGAGCCAGAAACTTGAAGTATTAAATACATTGGACACGGGTTTGGATGGAATTCCCGTATGCACTTCCGACCTTTCCCTAACCCGGTTGGATGATGATGGGTTACCCGTTTTACTGTACAGGGGATATAGTATTTATGATTTGATAAAAGGCTCCTTTGAGGAAAGTATCTACCTGCTCCTTGAAGGCCAACTACCCAACCAGAAACAACTCCAATCTTTTTGCCAGGAACTGACAAACCACGCGCACTTGGAAGAACCCATCCAACGTCATATAAAGACCTATCCCAAGGGTGTGCATATGATGGATTTTCTCATGACAACGCTTTCTTTTGCACGCATGTTTGACGCAGACTACGGGAATGCGGCGTGGCAGATGCCGAAAAGCGATGAAAAACTGGCGAATCTCATTCTTAAAGCAGGGATGCATTTGGGAGCAAAAATCCCTGCGATCATCGCCAGCGGTTATCGCATCCAAAAAGGGGAAGCGCCTATTGCGCCCGATTCCTCCCTTGGGTACGCCGCCAATGTTTTGCACTTGCTGGGCATCACACCGGAGGAGGATTTGGCAACGGCCCTGAATATTGTCCTGATTCTTTATCTGGACCATACCATCAACTGTTCTACTTTCACGTCACTGGTGGTCGAATCTTCCATGACCGATCCTTATGGCCCCCTGATTGCCGCGGGGACTTCTCTCAAAGGCGTCCGGCATGGGGGAGCCAATGACATCGCTGCCGGCATGTTTGACGAAATAGGAAAACCCGAAAATGCAAAGGAATATATTTTCAATAAGCTGAACAAAAAGGAAATTGTGTTTGGCTTCGGCCACCGCCTGGGCCATTACAAACACAATGTGGAATCGCGGGTGCGAATTGCCGAAAAAATCGGCCGTCCACTCGCTGAAAAAAAAGGCATGAGCCATTTTTTTGAAATTTACGACATCATCAGCCGTATCATGCTGCAGGAAAAAAACCGCACGCCCAATGCGGATTTGCCTATTTGTTTAATCCTTAAAATCATCGGGATCCCAAAAATCCTGAACACCCCTATTTTCCAGGCCAGCAGGCATTTCGGTTGGGTCGCGAATAACGCCAGACAAAGAAAAGCCAAGGGACCTCTTTACCGGCCCACTCAGGAATATACCGGGCATGGAATGACAAAAAAGAGAGTCTATATTCCCTTGGGAAAACGGTGA